From the genome of Pseudomonas sp. Teo4, one region includes:
- a CDS encoding FKBP-type peptidyl-prolyl cis-trans isomerase: MKQHRLAAAVALVGLVLAGCDQQASTPELKTPAQKASYGIGLNMGKSLAQEGMEDLDSKAVALGIEDAVSKKEQRIKDEELVEAFTALQKRAEERLAKASEEAASAGKKFLEENGKKPGVVTTASGLQYEVVKKADGPQPKPTDVVTVHYEGKLIDGKVFDSSVERGSPIDLPVSGVIPGWVEGLQLMHVGEKYKLFIPAELAYGAQSPSPLIPANSVLVFDLELLGIKDQSQPQGEAPEAPAEEPAK, from the coding sequence ATGAAACAGCATCGTTTGGCGGCTGCGGTTGCCCTGGTAGGCCTGGTACTGGCTGGCTGCGACCAGCAGGCCAGCACTCCCGAGCTGAAAACTCCGGCACAGAAAGCCTCCTACGGTATCGGCCTGAACATGGGCAAGAGCCTGGCTCAGGAAGGCATGGAAGACCTTGATTCGAAAGCGGTCGCCCTCGGCATCGAAGACGCCGTCAGCAAGAAAGAACAGCGCATCAAGGACGAAGAGCTGGTAGAAGCCTTCACCGCGCTGCAGAAGCGTGCCGAAGAGCGTCTGGCCAAGGCCAGCGAAGAAGCGGCCTCCGCCGGCAAGAAATTCCTCGAAGAAAACGGCAAGAAGCCAGGTGTGGTCACTACCGCTTCCGGCCTGCAGTATGAAGTGGTCAAGAAGGCCGACGGCCCACAGCCCAAGCCAACTGACGTGGTCACTGTCCACTACGAAGGCAAGCTGATCGACGGCAAGGTGTTCGACAGCTCCGTCGAGCGCGGCAGCCCGATCGACCTGCCTGTCAGCGGCGTCATTCCAGGCTGGGTCGAAGGCCTGCAACTGATGCACGTCGGCGAGAAGTACAAGCTGTTCATCCCGGCTGAGCTGGCCTATGGCGCCCAGAGCCCAAGCCCGTTGATCCCGGCCAACTCGGTGCTGGTGTTCGACCTGGAGCTGCTCGGCATCAAGGACCAGAGCCAGCCACAAGGCGAGGCGCCTGAAGCGCCGGCTGAAGAGCCTGCCAAGTAA
- a CDS encoding YkvA family protein, protein MSAPWNFARFLPLAERLLSRGRLPALLFAVARKGPRLGQLREDVKLLQALCLAWWRGEYRAISPKALVTVVAGLLYFVSPIDAIPDWLLGVGFLDDIAVLGWVLKTVADELARFKAWRDSQAPERLRVVERLPDTPEALRLERNTH, encoded by the coding sequence ATGAGCGCACCTTGGAATTTCGCCCGTTTCCTGCCCCTGGCCGAACGTTTGCTGAGTCGTGGCCGTTTGCCGGCACTGCTGTTCGCCGTGGCTCGAAAAGGCCCGCGCCTGGGACAGTTACGCGAAGACGTAAAGTTGTTGCAGGCGCTGTGCCTGGCCTGGTGGCGCGGTGAGTACCGGGCCATCAGCCCCAAGGCCCTGGTCACCGTTGTGGCGGGCTTGCTGTACTTCGTCAGCCCAATCGATGCCATTCCTGACTGGCTGCTGGGCGTGGGTTTTCTCGATGACATCGCCGTACTTGGCTGGGTACTCAAGACCGTGGCCGATGAGCTGGCGCGCTTCAAGGCCTGGCGTGACAGCCAGGCGCCCGAGCGTCTGCGGGTGGTCGAACGCTTGCCGGACACCCCGGAGGCGCTGCGTCTTGAGCGTAATACGCACTGA
- a CDS encoding helix-turn-helix transcriptional regulator — MGIQVISRDGQPEYAVVPWEQYQALLKAAGQAPAVASVAASEDNAPAARLPDFSEVAQLRQAKGLAPEQLARNVGVSPAYLAMIESGERQPDAAIRRALAWHLGVAGWSEPS; from the coding sequence ATGGGTATTCAGGTTATCAGCCGGGACGGTCAGCCCGAGTACGCAGTCGTTCCTTGGGAGCAGTACCAGGCGCTGCTCAAGGCCGCCGGGCAGGCGCCCGCGGTTGCCAGCGTCGCGGCCAGCGAAGACAACGCACCTGCCGCCAGGCTGCCGGATTTCAGTGAAGTTGCCCAGTTACGTCAGGCCAAGGGCCTGGCGCCTGAGCAGTTGGCCCGTAATGTCGGCGTCAGCCCGGCGTATCTGGCCATGATCGAGTCGGGAGAGCGCCAACCGGACGCCGCGATCCGCCGCGCCCTGGCATGGCATCTGGGCGTGGCTGGCTGGAGCGAACCGTCATGA
- a CDS encoding EAL domain-containing protein, translating to MTVAEQLSALSAILAHRSIHSLFQPIICPEDGRIFGHEALSRGPSNSPLHSPLNLFTIARQAGRLTELEATCRESACRRFSEQNLEGKLFLNISPESLLEPHYPSGRTLKLLEQVGLSPSRVVIELTEQTPTDDFQLLFNALHHYRDMGFSIALDDLGAGYSSLRLWSELRPDYVKIDRHFIDGIHCDPLKREFVGSILQIARASKAQVIAEGIELAEELAVLTEMGVDLVQGYLLGRPQELGIRDSLSMPLHARPSERPSVSLSATVGQMLEAFRRQAHLETLTVLDGDGKPCGEIHRDALSVTAPSPRFVATTSRLPQ from the coding sequence ATGACCGTCGCCGAACAGCTCAGTGCCTTGAGCGCCATCCTGGCTCATCGCAGTATTCACAGTCTGTTCCAGCCGATCATCTGCCCCGAAGACGGACGCATTTTCGGTCACGAGGCCTTGAGCCGTGGCCCGTCCAACAGCCCGCTGCATTCGCCACTGAACCTGTTCACCATTGCCCGTCAGGCCGGCCGCCTGACCGAGCTGGAAGCGACGTGCCGGGAAAGTGCCTGCCGCCGCTTCAGCGAACAGAACCTTGAAGGCAAGTTGTTCCTGAACATCTCGCCAGAGTCGCTGCTTGAACCGCACTACCCGTCCGGCCGCACACTAAAGCTGCTGGAACAGGTGGGCCTGTCACCCAGCCGGGTGGTGATCGAGTTGACCGAGCAAACGCCCACCGATGACTTTCAGTTGCTGTTCAATGCGTTGCACCATTACCGCGACATGGGTTTTTCCATTGCCCTGGACGACCTTGGGGCCGGCTATTCGAGCCTGCGGCTGTGGTCGGAGCTGCGCCCTGACTACGTCAAGATCGACCGCCACTTCATCGACGGTATCCACTGCGACCCGCTCAAGCGCGAGTTCGTCGGCTCGATTCTGCAGATTGCTCGCGCGTCGAAGGCGCAGGTGATTGCCGAAGGTATCGAATTGGCCGAAGAGCTGGCGGTGCTGACAGAGATGGGGGTGGACCTGGTGCAAGGGTATCTGCTGGGGAGACCGCAGGAGCTGGGAATACGGGACAGTCTGTCGATGCCATTGCACGCCCGCCCAAGCGAACGCCCGAGCGTGAGCCTAAGTGCGACCGTTGGGCAAATGCTCGAAGCGTTCCGCCGCCAGGCTCACCTGGAGACGCTGACAGTGCTCGATGGCGATGGCAAGCCTTGTGGTGAGATCCATCGCGATGCGTTGTCAGTAACGGCCCCATCGCCGCGGTTCGTCGCCACGACAAGCCGGCTCCCACAGTGA